The following coding sequences lie in one Daphnia pulex isolate KAP4 chromosome 1, ASM2113471v1 genomic window:
- the LOC124194709 gene encoding acyl-CoA-binding domain-containing protein 7-like, which translates to MSLDHKFNKAAEDIKALTARPTDEELKEIYALYKQATVGDVNVARPGMLDFKGKAKWDSWESKKGMSCDAAKEAYVVKAEEIVAKYSA; encoded by the exons ATGTCTCTCGATCAC aaATTTAATAAAGCTGCCGAGGATATTAAGGCATTAACTGCAAGACCTACAGATGAAgagttaaaagaaatttatgcCTTGTACAAACAAGCCACTGTTGGAGATGTTAATGTTG CACGACCTGGTATGTTGGACTTCAAAGGTAAAGCAAAATGGGATTCTTGGGAGTCAAAAAAAGGCATGTCCTGTGATGCTGCCAAGGAAGCTTATGTTGTGAAAGCGGAAGAAATAGTAGCAAAGTATAGTGCTTAA
- the LOC124194716 gene encoding vigilin-like, with the protein MDPTIPSVSSPDPKSQNDDTSSFGLGSSSLPPSAMTYDDIFPGLPETAIGTRTDCTIGKWNNKLRVGSRNVTQVFHIPPEERRVDASNKFGEGDLLKTCADIMQSTGATIETSYAKDQSLTFVVIGKQDSVLEAKREILKRFQTQSSSAVEIPKEYHGFILGKGGVKLKELEKQTATKITIPKETESSGRIVVSGPKEGIEKALHEIQMISDERSKQAYERLEIPKVFHPFITGAHNEKIKAFTEGSGVKVNIPPLSVQKDEISIAGERDGVLKVKLAIIQIYEEMKRKCATVSVEVRKSQHKYVIGPKGAGIAEILQESGVSVEMPPTDSDKETITLRGPQEKLGIALTKVYEKANSVCTAEILAPSWIHRHIIGKKGAGIRAITQDYPKVHVEMEDKADKIIVEGPVEEVERVRVALLANVEDLLSKLTFADIVIDPKYHKHIIGKGGSNVNRLKDETGVTINIPDERSSTIRIEGTPFGVEQAKTELLELVTKMENEREKDILIEHRFHKNIIGAKGEKIREIRDMFHQVQVTFPDSSEKSDVVKIRGPKQDVDATYKYLQKLYKELLESSYSVKVPIYKEFHKNVIGKGGANIRKIREETSTRIDLPPEGSESDMIVITGRSEDVEKARDRILKIQSELVSIISEDVEIPAKYHQSFIGAGGKLIQSIMEDCGGVQIKFPPSESGSNKVLIRGPKEEVEKAKKTLIEMSNEKNLTGYTETIRSKAEHHRFLIGRNGSNIRKIRELTGARIVFPSDSEANNTKERDIITIVGREDAVKKAREELENRIKELDSVVELDMHVDPKYHRHFVARRGELLHEISDQYGGVTVSFPRSGVDSDRVVLKGAKECVEAAKQRIEEIVNDLEQQVTIDCTIPQKFHRTIMGSKGMRVQQITTEFDVKIKFPEKSIVDPEVDHVNGQQVDGEAVIDDSPKPCDIIRITGRQDRCQAAKDALIALVPVTAEVAVPYDLHRYIIGQKGKDVREMMTTFDVNIKIPSAEQQSEIIQISGPVAKVEAARQALLNRVVELEKEREDRVLRNFAVHVEVPPEYHSKIIGKKGAVISKLRDDFQVNITMPKPEDSNPQLITIKGYEDNANLAKEAILKMVQDLDDLIKQDLPIDQRVHSRLIGRRGRNIRQVMDQYKVEIRFPIEGGNPDVVTIIGPEAKVQECADYLLNLVEEYMQDIDDNDSSQQYLRSSKPEGHFNQRNPGQTGFIVAGAPWEQQPQGQQYQGQQRTAVIAPNTASNEEFPSFGESGTNASSGGAPLWGPRR; encoded by the exons atggaccCTACAATCCCATCTGTATCCAGCCCTGACCCCAAGAGTCAGAATGATGACACGTCAAGCTTTGGTTTGGGAAGTTCATCTTTGCCTCCATCTGCGATGACCTATGATGATATTTTCCCTGGTTTACCTGAAACTGCTATTGGTACCCGTACTGATTGCACCATAGGAAAGTGGAACAACAAGTTGCGTGTGGGATCACGCAATGTAACCCAA gtgTTCCATATTCCACCAGAAGAACGTCGTGTTGATGCTTCAAATAAATTTGGTGAAGGAGATTTGCTGAAAACATGTGCTGACATCATGCAATCCACTGGGGCAACAATTGAAACATCATATGCTAAGGATCAGTCATTGAcatttgttgttattg GTAAGCAAGATTCGGTATTGGAAGCCAAACGAGAAATCTTGAAACGGTTCCAGACTCAGTCTTCATCCGCTGTTGAAATCCCCAAGGAATACCATGGTTTTATTCTTGGTAAAGGTGGTGTGAAGCTTaaagaacttgaaaaacaaactgcCACCAAAATTACCATTCCGAAAGAAACTGAATCCTCTGGAAGAATTGTTGTTTCCGGACCCAAAGAAG GTATTGAAAAGGCTCTCCATGAAATTCAGATGATATCCGATGAGCGCTCGAAACAGGCTTATGAAAGGCTAGAGATACCAAAAGTTTTTCATCCCTTCATTACTGGAGCGCACAACGAGAAAATTAAAGCATTTACCGAGGGATCTGGAGTTAAAGTTAACATTCCTCCTTTAAGTGTCCAAAAAGACGAAATATCAATtgctggagagagagatggtGTACTTAAAGTGAAACTTGCAATCATTCAG ATTTATGaggaaatgaaacgaaaatgtGCCACAGTCAGCGTTGAAGTGCGTAAATCTCAGCACAAATACGTAATTGGTCCTAAGGGTGCTGGCATAGCTGAAATTTTGCAAGAAAGTGGTGTCAGTGTTGAAATGCCTCCAACGGATTCGGATAAAGAAACAATCACTCTCAGG GGTCCCCAAGAGAAGCTTGGTATTGCTTTGACTAAAGTTTATGAAAAGGCTAACTCGGTTTGCACAGCTGAAATTTTGGCCCCTTCTTGGATTCATCGACATATTATTGGCAAAAAGGGAGCCGGTATTCGAGCAATTACTCAAGACTACCCCAag GTCCATGTTGAGATGGAAGATAAGGCGGATAAAATTATTGTAGAAGGACCTGTTGAAGAAGTGGAAAGGGTCCGTGTTGCATTACTCGCTAACGTTGAAGATTTGCTCAGCAAGCTTACTTTCGCCGATATTGTTATCGATCCTAAGTACCACAAACATATCATTG GAAAGGGAGGATCGAACGTAAATCGTTTAAAAGATGAAACAGGCGTGACAATTAATATCCCAGATGAGCGATCATCTACTATTCGCATCGAGGGTACTCCGTTTGGTGTTGAACAAGCCAAAACAGAACTTTTGGAGTTGGTcaccaaaatggaaaatgaacgAGAAAAGGATATTTTGATTGAACATCGGTTTCATAAGAATATCATTGGCGCAAAAGGCGAGAAAATTCGCGAAATTCGCGATATGTTTCATCAG GTGCAAGTCACATTTCCTGATTCTTCTGAAAAGAGCGACGTGGTGAAAATTCGTGGACCTAAACAAGATGTTGATGCTACTTATAAATATTTGCAGAAATTATATAAAGAATTACTAGAGTCTTCCTATTCAGTAAAG GTACCTATCTATAAGGAGTTCCACAAGAATGTTATTGGCAAAGGAGGTGCAAATATTCGCAAAATTCGCGAAGAAACAAGTACTCGGATTGATTTACCTCCTGAGGGTTCAGAGTCCGACATGATTGTGATTACCGGACGTAGTGAGGATGTTGAGAAAGCCCGAGATCGAATTCTGAAAATTCAGAGCGAATTG GTGAGTATAATCTCCGAAGACGTTGAAATTCCTGCTAAATACCACCAGTCTTTCATTGGTGCTGGTGGGAAATTAATACAGTCCATCATGGAAGACTGTGGAGGTGTTCAAATCAAGTTTCCACCCTCCGAAAGCGGTTCGAATAAAGTTTTAATTCGTGGTCCtaaagaagaagtggaaaagGCGAAAAAAACTTTAATAGAAATGAGCAATGAGAAAAATTTGACTGGCTACACAGAAACGATTCGCTCTAAAGCTGAACATCACAG ATTTTTGATCGGGAGAAATGGTTCTAATATCCGGAAAATTCGCGAGTTGACTGGGGCTCGTATTGTTTTCCCTTCAGATTCGGAAGCTAACAATACGAAAGAGCGTGATATCATTACAATCGTTGGTCGGGAAGATGCCGTGAAAAAGGCCCGCGAAGAATTAGAAAATCGAATCAAGGAACTT GATAGCGTAGTAGAATTGGATATGCATGTTGATCCCAAGTATCACCGGCACTTCGTCGCCCGGCGTGGTGAACTGCTGCATGAGATTTCTGATCAATACGGTGGGGTAACTGTTTCATTTCCTCGGTCTGGTGTTGATTCAGATCGTGTTGTTCTTAAAG GTGCCAAAGAATGTGTTGAAGCTGCCAAACAGCGCATTGAAGAGATTGTTAACGATCTTGAACAGCAAGTCACAATCGATTGTACGATTCCTCAGAAATTCCATCGCACAATAATGGGTTCTAAAGGAATGCGTGTTCAACAAATAACAACAGAATTTGATGTCAAGATCAAGTTTCCAGAGAAAAGCATCGTTGATCCAGAAGTTGATCATGTCAATGGGCAACAAGTGGACGGGGAAGCAGTAATTGATGACAGTCCTAAGCCGTGCGATATCATTCGCATAACAG gTCGTCAGGATAGGTGTCAAGCAGCGAAAGACGCTTTGATTGCTTTGGTACCAGTCACGGCTGAAGTTGCCGTTCCTTACGATTTGCATCGCTATATCATcggtcaaaaaggaaaagacgtCCGTGAGATGATGACCACTTTTGACGTCAATATCAAGA ttCCTTCGGCTGAACAACAAAGTGAAATCATTCAAATCTCTGGCCCTGttgccaaagtagaagctGCTCGTCAGGCTCTTTTGAATCGTGTGGTTGAACTGGAAAAAGAACGAGAAGATCGAGTTTTGAGGAATTTTGCTGTCCAc GTTGAAGTACCTCCCGAGTATCACTCGAAAATCATCGGGAAAAAGGGAGCAGTCATTTCCAAATTAAGAGATGATTTCCAGGTCAATATCACAATGCCTAAACCTGAAGATTCCAACCCACAGCTAATAACTATTAAAG GCTATGAAGATAACGCGAATCTTGCCAAAGAAGCTATTCTTAAAATGGTTCAAGACCTAGACGATCTTATTAAACAAGATCTACCAATTGATCAGCGCGTACACTCACGTTTAATTGGTCGTCGTGGCCGTAACATCCGTCAGGTTATGGATCAATACAAGGTCGAGATTCGCTTCCCAATTGAAGGAGGTAATCCTGATGTTGTCACTATTATCGGTCCCGAAGCAAAAGTTCAAGAGTGTGCAGATTACCTGTTGAACCTTGTCGAGGAATAC ATGCAAGATATCGATGACAACGATTCATCACAGCAGTATCTGAGGTCTTCTAAACCAGAAGGACATTTCAATCAGCGCAATCCGGGGCAGACTGGTTTCATTGTAGCTGGTGCTCCTTGGGAGCAGCAGCCACAAGGGCAACAGTATCAAGGGCAACAGCGAACGGCAGTTATAGCTCCTAACACAGCTAGTAATGAAGAGTTTCCATCATTTGGGGAATCTGGAACTAACGCTTCATCTGGTGGTGCACCACTCTGGGGACCGAGGCGTTAA
- the LOC124194680 gene encoding tripartite motif-containing protein 3-like has protein sequence MIQDPLTVELSGKLLENTKSGIVGQKYSIIITIKNTPSDHPHIEHGIQVPCVTVRGPLREYSRLYEEDTPGIQLTDFPQPENSGQNSCNTINLMSCPLHHLVNNGSKGSLRPRSAIANKQLPKPVLQITFTVRQVGDCIFETVLSFPQIGRYEIQVVLENSIPIIADGPLKVDIFHPSIRKKSLGDLLRSSSPQASLKDVPLEDSVDLISRIGCRGRAKGQFSNPQDIVAFPGRILATDSNNQCVQVFNVKKNDNDLQFGCLGRLAIDRGRLLGQIQRPTGIASMQEKDQFIVADYENRWMSVFEMKGKFVSRFGMGKLQGPKGVAVDGKGKIYVVDNKASAICVFSTNGRFVGRFGSRGVGEDHLAGPHFIGINSFGHSVVSDFHNHAVKVFDSTGQYLYSFGCNGEEDGQFNAPTGVAIDPFDNILVGDWGNSRVQVFDRQGTFLQCINTSTDPLYGPQGLSLCDGMLYVADSGNHCIKVYRYDNFVTNVLQVE, from the exons atgattcaagATCCGCTTACAGTGGAGCTCTCCGGAAAATTACTGGAAAACACCAAAAGCGGAATTGTGGGTCAAAAGTATTCCATCATCATTACGATCAAGAACACGCCAAGCGATCATCCCCATATTGAACACGGTATACAGGTGCCTTGCGTCACAGTTCGTGGCCCTTTACGCGAATATTCTCG TTTGTATGAAGAAGATACGCCTGGAATTCAATTAACCGATTTCCCTCAGCCTGAGAATTCAGGACAGAACTCGTGTAATACTATCAACCTTATGTCGTGCCCGCTGCACCATTTGGTCAATAATGGCAGTAAAGGTAGTTTGCGACCACGGTCAGCCATCGCAAATAAACAGCTGCCTAAACCTGTACTTCAGATAACCTTTACTGTCAGACAAGTTGGTGATTGCATCTTTGAAACAGTCTTGTCATTCCCTCAAATTGGTAGATATGAAATCCAAGTCGTTCTAGAGAACAGTATCCCTATTATTGCTGACGGTCCACTGAAG GTCGATATCTTCCATCCcagtattcgaaaaaaatctTTGGGGGATTTGTTGCGAAGCTCTTCACCGCAAGCTTCACTCAAAGATGTTCCTCTGGAAGATTCTGTTGATCTCATTAGCCGAATTGGATGTCGAGGTCGAGCCAAGGGACAATTCAGTAATCCACAA GACATAGTTGCGTTTCCAGGAAGAATTTTGGCCACAGATTCCAATAACCAATGTGTTCAAGTAttcaacgtgaaaaaaaatgataacgaTTTGCAGTTTGGTTGTCTCGGGCGTTTAGCAATTGATCGTGGTCGGCTATTAGGCCAGATACAAAGACCGACGG gtATTGCTTCAATGCAAGAAAAAGATCAATTTATTGTTGCCGATTACGAAAATCGTTGGATGTCTGTTTTCGAGATGAAGGGGAAATTTGTGTCTCGTTTTGGAATGGGCAAACTCCAAg GTCCCAAAGGTGTAGCCGTGGatggaaagggaaaaatttatGTAGTTGATAACAAGGCATCAGCAATTTGTGTTTTCTCGACCAACGGGCGTTTTGTTGGCCGATTTGGATCCCGCGGTGTCGGGGAAGATCACTTGGCGGGTCCTCACTTCATCGGAATCAACAGCTTTGGTCATTCTGTTGTTTCAGATTTTCACAACCACGCAGTGAAG gTATTTGATTCCACCGGTCAATATTTGTACAGTTTTGGTTGCAATGGTGAGGAAGATGGCCAGTTTAATGCTCCAACGGGAGTTGCAATCGACCCTTTTGACAATATTTTAGTTGGTGACTGGGGAAATTCCCGTGTACag GTTTTCGATCGCCAAGGAACCTTTTTACAGTGCATCAACACTTCTACTGACCCTTTATATGGTCCTCAGGGACTCAGTCTCTGTGACGGAATGCTTTATGTTGCTGATTCAGGAAATCACTGTATTAAAGTCTACAGGTATGACAATTTTGTCACAAACGTTCTGCAAGTAGAATGA
- the LOC124194627 gene encoding DNA ligase 1-like isoform X2, producing the protein MDGQGQRLITSFFGKPRATSVKQEVKEENIEKKSTDDTSSPEKNSPLPDKPVQSAKKKVKKLESDDEEPVSRKKRRKCAVSSSSEDSEPDSAIEKPAVLKKADIFLKSVKSPTKSSKLPSSNETPLNGKLEIKKSNVSLTTKDAHDSKDGVTELLNPDSYNPGKQNYHPIQDATWKKGENVPYMVLAKTLELIEETSSRLKMIEILANYFRSVFLLSPDDLLCSVYLCLNQLAPAYMGIELGVGEGIIIKAIAQATGRATDKVKSDVATKGDVGLVAEASKGTQRTLSMFKPVSLTVKSVFTKLTEVAVMTGNSSQIKKVDKIHGILVAAKQLESRFITRSLAGKLRIGLAEQSVLQALAFAATATPPNQSTPPTQLNCFAGLSSETIKAKVEASAVILKTAYCQCPSYDQIIPVLLREGVEALPLHCTLTPGVPLKPMLACPTRGVGEVLQKFESTKFTCEWKYDGERAQIHLLENGEIRIYSRNQENNTSKYPDIISRFQSWIEPSASVRSAILDTEAVAWDTEKKQILPFQILSTRKRKDAVEADIKVQVCVYAFDLLYLNGESLVTMPLIERRQRLWNSFHKVDGQFGFATSRDPQTVEEIEEFLDESLKGNCEGLMVKGLVKDATYEIAKRSKNWLKLKKDYLDGIGDTIDAVVIGGYLGRGKRTGLYGGFLLACYDESNEEYQSLCKIGTGFSDEDFQAHSDFLKNHKIPKPKPYFRFDPSLSPDDWFEPVQVWEIKCADLSISPVHRAATGIVDPVKGISLRFPRFIRIRPDKNPENATSSEQIADLYNSQEQVKNKKTDDDEEGFY; encoded by the exons ATGGATGGTCAAGGACAGCGTCTAATAAC GTCTTTTTTTGGTAAACCACGTGCAACGTCTGTTAAGCAAGAAgtaaaagaggaaaatattgaaaagaaGAGTACTGACGACACATCGTCACC agaaaaaaacagtccTTTACCAGACAAGCCAGTTCAAAGTGCTAAGAAGAAAGTAAAGAAACTTGAAAGTGACGATGAGGAACCTGTTTCTCGGAAAAA GAGAAGAAAGTGTGCAGTTAGTAGCAGCAGTGAAGATTCAGAACCAGATAGTGCGATTGAGAAACCGGCTGTGCTTAAAAAAGcagatatttttttgaaaagtgtGAAATCCCCAACTAAATCTTCAAAATTACCTTCCAGTAATGAAACTCCTCTCAATGGGaaacttgaaattaaaaaatctaatGTGTCACTAACCACCAAAG atgCACATGATTCAAAAGATGGTGTAACTGAATTGTTGAATCCTGATTCATATAATCCTGGGAAACAAAATTATCATCCTATTCAAGATGCAACAtggaaaaagggagaaaatgtCCCTTACATGGTTCTTGCTAAAACACTGGAAtta ATTGAAGAAACCAGTTCCAGGTTAAAAATGATAGAGATTTTAGCTAACTATTTCCGAAGTGTTTTCCTGTTGTCACCAGATGATTTACTATGTTCTGTTTACCTATGTTTAAATCAGTTAGCCCCTGCATACATGG GTATAGAACTTGGTGTAGGAGAAGGCATAATAATTAAAGCAATTGCACAAGCTACTGGAAGAGCAACAGATAAAGTTAAATCTGATGTTGCTACTAAAGGGGATGTTGGGTTGGTAGCAGAGGCATCCAAAGGCACACAGAGGACTCTTTCTATGTTTaa ACCAGTGAGTTTAACTGTGAAAAGCGTTTTCACTAAATTAACAGAAGTAGCCGTGATGACTGGAAATAGTTctcaaataaagaaagttgatAAGATTCATGGAATACTCGTTGCTGCAAAGCAATTAGAATCACGTTTTATTACCCGATCGCTTGCTGGAAAACTTCGTATTGGGTTAGCTGAACAATCAGTACTTCAAGCTTTAGCTTTTGCAGCTACTGCAACTCCTCCGAACCAATCTACACCGCCTACCCAGTTGAATTGTTTTGCGGGACTTAGTAGCGAAACCATTAAAGCAAAAGTGGAAGCTTCGGCGGTTATTTTGAAGACAGCATATTG CCAATGCCCTAGTTACGATCAAATTATTCCAGTTCTCTTACGCGAAGGCGTAGAAGCGCTCCCGCTACACTGTACACTAACTCCGGGTGTTCCACTAAAACCCATGTTAGCGTGTCCCACACGAGGAGTCGGAGAAgtattacaaaaatttgaatctaCCAAGTTTACTTGCGAATGGAAATATGATGGCGAAAGAGCTCAGATACATCTTCTCGAGAACGGGGAAATCAGAATTTACAGCAGAAACCAGGAAAATAACACTTCCAAATATCCAGACATAATCAGTCGCTTTCAATCGTGGATTGAACCATCAGCTTCAGTCCGCTCAGCTATTTTGGATACCGAAGCTGTAGCGTGGGATacagagaagaaacaaattcttccatttcaaatactttcaacaagaaaacgaaaggATGCTGTGGAAGCTGACATCAAAGTCCAA GTTTGCGTGTATGCGTTTGATTTGCTCTATTTAAATGGGGAATCTCTTGTTACAATGCCGTTAATAGAACGTCGGCAAAGACTTTGGAATAGTTTCCACAAAGTTGACGGCCAGTTTGGCTTTGCCACCAGCAGAGATCCTCAAACAGTCGAGGAGATTGAGGAATTTTTGGACGAGTCATTGAAAG GCAATTGCGAAGGGTTAATGGTAAAGGGATTAGTCAAGGACGCAACTTACGAAATTGCCAAAAGATCGAAAAACTggttaaaattaaagaaagactATTTGGACGGTATAGGCGATACG ATTGATGCTGTAGTAATTGGTGGATATTTAGGCAGAGGCAAGCGCACTGGTCTCTACGGAGGATTTTTATTGGCATGCTACGATGAATCTAATGAAGAATATCAGTCTCTTTGTAAA ATAGGTACCGGTTTTAGCGATGAAGACTTTCAAGCCCATAGTGATTTCttgaaaaatcataaaattccAAAACCAAAGCCTTATTTTAGG ttcgACCCAAGCTTATCTCCCGATGATTGGTTTGAACCTGTTCAAGTGTGGGAAATCAAATGTGCCGACTTGTCTATTTCGCCCGTACATCGGGCCGCAACTGGAATCGTTGATCCGGTTAAAGGAATTTCTTTAAGATTTCCTCGTTTTATCAGAATCAGGCCAGACAAGAATCCTGAAAATGCTACTTCATCAGAACAG attGCTGACCTATACAACAGCCAGGAGCaggttaaaaataagaaaactgatgatgatgaagagggTTTCTACTAA
- the LOC124194627 gene encoding DNA ligase 1-like isoform X1: MDGQGQRLITSFFGKPRATSVKQEVKEENIEKKSTDDTSSPEKNSSLLDKPAVQSAKKKVIKKLDSDDEEPVSQKKEKNSPLPDKPVQSAKKKVKKLESDDEEPVSRKKRRKCAVSSSSEDSEPDSAIEKPAVLKKADIFLKSVKSPTKSSKLPSSNETPLNGKLEIKKSNVSLTTKDAHDSKDGVTELLNPDSYNPGKQNYHPIQDATWKKGENVPYMVLAKTLELIEETSSRLKMIEILANYFRSVFLLSPDDLLCSVYLCLNQLAPAYMGIELGVGEGIIIKAIAQATGRATDKVKSDVATKGDVGLVAEASKGTQRTLSMFKPVSLTVKSVFTKLTEVAVMTGNSSQIKKVDKIHGILVAAKQLESRFITRSLAGKLRIGLAEQSVLQALAFAATATPPNQSTPPTQLNCFAGLSSETIKAKVEASAVILKTAYCQCPSYDQIIPVLLREGVEALPLHCTLTPGVPLKPMLACPTRGVGEVLQKFESTKFTCEWKYDGERAQIHLLENGEIRIYSRNQENNTSKYPDIISRFQSWIEPSASVRSAILDTEAVAWDTEKKQILPFQILSTRKRKDAVEADIKVQVCVYAFDLLYLNGESLVTMPLIERRQRLWNSFHKVDGQFGFATSRDPQTVEEIEEFLDESLKGNCEGLMVKGLVKDATYEIAKRSKNWLKLKKDYLDGIGDTIDAVVIGGYLGRGKRTGLYGGFLLACYDESNEEYQSLCKIGTGFSDEDFQAHSDFLKNHKIPKPKPYFRFDPSLSPDDWFEPVQVWEIKCADLSISPVHRAATGIVDPVKGISLRFPRFIRIRPDKNPENATSSEQIADLYNSQEQVKNKKTDDDEEGFY, translated from the exons ATGGATGGTCAAGGACAGCGTCTAATAAC GTCTTTTTTTGGTAAACCACGTGCAACGTCTGTTAAGCAAGAAgtaaaagaggaaaatattgaaaagaaGAGTACTGACGACACATCGTCACC ggaaaaaaacagttcTTTACTAGACAAGCCAGCAGTTCAAAGTGCTAAGAAGAAAGTAATAAAGAAACTTGACAGTGATGATGAGGAACCTGTTTCTCAGAAAAA agaaaaaaacagtccTTTACCAGACAAGCCAGTTCAAAGTGCTAAGAAGAAAGTAAAGAAACTTGAAAGTGACGATGAGGAACCTGTTTCTCGGAAAAA GAGAAGAAAGTGTGCAGTTAGTAGCAGCAGTGAAGATTCAGAACCAGATAGTGCGATTGAGAAACCGGCTGTGCTTAAAAAAGcagatatttttttgaaaagtgtGAAATCCCCAACTAAATCTTCAAAATTACCTTCCAGTAATGAAACTCCTCTCAATGGGaaacttgaaattaaaaaatctaatGTGTCACTAACCACCAAAG atgCACATGATTCAAAAGATGGTGTAACTGAATTGTTGAATCCTGATTCATATAATCCTGGGAAACAAAATTATCATCCTATTCAAGATGCAACAtggaaaaagggagaaaatgtCCCTTACATGGTTCTTGCTAAAACACTGGAAtta ATTGAAGAAACCAGTTCCAGGTTAAAAATGATAGAGATTTTAGCTAACTATTTCCGAAGTGTTTTCCTGTTGTCACCAGATGATTTACTATGTTCTGTTTACCTATGTTTAAATCAGTTAGCCCCTGCATACATGG GTATAGAACTTGGTGTAGGAGAAGGCATAATAATTAAAGCAATTGCACAAGCTACTGGAAGAGCAACAGATAAAGTTAAATCTGATGTTGCTACTAAAGGGGATGTTGGGTTGGTAGCAGAGGCATCCAAAGGCACACAGAGGACTCTTTCTATGTTTaa ACCAGTGAGTTTAACTGTGAAAAGCGTTTTCACTAAATTAACAGAAGTAGCCGTGATGACTGGAAATAGTTctcaaataaagaaagttgatAAGATTCATGGAATACTCGTTGCTGCAAAGCAATTAGAATCACGTTTTATTACCCGATCGCTTGCTGGAAAACTTCGTATTGGGTTAGCTGAACAATCAGTACTTCAAGCTTTAGCTTTTGCAGCTACTGCAACTCCTCCGAACCAATCTACACCGCCTACCCAGTTGAATTGTTTTGCGGGACTTAGTAGCGAAACCATTAAAGCAAAAGTGGAAGCTTCGGCGGTTATTTTGAAGACAGCATATTG CCAATGCCCTAGTTACGATCAAATTATTCCAGTTCTCTTACGCGAAGGCGTAGAAGCGCTCCCGCTACACTGTACACTAACTCCGGGTGTTCCACTAAAACCCATGTTAGCGTGTCCCACACGAGGAGTCGGAGAAgtattacaaaaatttgaatctaCCAAGTTTACTTGCGAATGGAAATATGATGGCGAAAGAGCTCAGATACATCTTCTCGAGAACGGGGAAATCAGAATTTACAGCAGAAACCAGGAAAATAACACTTCCAAATATCCAGACATAATCAGTCGCTTTCAATCGTGGATTGAACCATCAGCTTCAGTCCGCTCAGCTATTTTGGATACCGAAGCTGTAGCGTGGGATacagagaagaaacaaattcttccatttcaaatactttcaacaagaaaacgaaaggATGCTGTGGAAGCTGACATCAAAGTCCAA GTTTGCGTGTATGCGTTTGATTTGCTCTATTTAAATGGGGAATCTCTTGTTACAATGCCGTTAATAGAACGTCGGCAAAGACTTTGGAATAGTTTCCACAAAGTTGACGGCCAGTTTGGCTTTGCCACCAGCAGAGATCCTCAAACAGTCGAGGAGATTGAGGAATTTTTGGACGAGTCATTGAAAG GCAATTGCGAAGGGTTAATGGTAAAGGGATTAGTCAAGGACGCAACTTACGAAATTGCCAAAAGATCGAAAAACTggttaaaattaaagaaagactATTTGGACGGTATAGGCGATACG ATTGATGCTGTAGTAATTGGTGGATATTTAGGCAGAGGCAAGCGCACTGGTCTCTACGGAGGATTTTTATTGGCATGCTACGATGAATCTAATGAAGAATATCAGTCTCTTTGTAAA ATAGGTACCGGTTTTAGCGATGAAGACTTTCAAGCCCATAGTGATTTCttgaaaaatcataaaattccAAAACCAAAGCCTTATTTTAGG ttcgACCCAAGCTTATCTCCCGATGATTGGTTTGAACCTGTTCAAGTGTGGGAAATCAAATGTGCCGACTTGTCTATTTCGCCCGTACATCGGGCCGCAACTGGAATCGTTGATCCGGTTAAAGGAATTTCTTTAAGATTTCCTCGTTTTATCAGAATCAGGCCAGACAAGAATCCTGAAAATGCTACTTCATCAGAACAG attGCTGACCTATACAACAGCCAGGAGCaggttaaaaataagaaaactgatgatgatgaagagggTTTCTACTAA